From a single Loigolactobacillus coryniformis subsp. coryniformis KCTC 3167 = DSM 20001 genomic region:
- a CDS encoding DNA translocase FtsK, with translation MEHYDGPVFLRRQQHKPVAKPTPARRQVVPEAPAPVPTATATPKRRPQQPVAAKRPSVNSTHRFTPKYIPQSQQHQQHSDEQVRLARYVQALNKTNDSVLLFSTAADEPAAAFEEAPTFLPDNAATASTSTVVGAESVADSTAAAVATAVEPTASVAAQVSGSIEAATATSTTATADRSGEQPAVVVSAQSDNESSATTVTTTAATSAVEPTSTAAATDENGSSDSVADVVEETSTAPTSVAPESAADVADSNTAVTSVVENEEVVSAADEQMQQSDAQALSKEDAVSAATAVTVQVEAAESAAVVAEETPSADDSTATTEQPTWRKVVAAVAAHTPSAVPVTVESAAPISATPVSESASQRPPSMHQAVNTVGDSHDAKPQLTIKTQAPLDDQHYQLPPFSLLPEPIKDNSSEMKAWVEQQRVVLNETLKAFNVQATVSRWSIGPAVTQFEVSLARGVKVSKITNLSDDLKLALAAKDIRIEAPIPGKSTVGIEIPNLKSRPVMLSEVVESAKFQESKSPLTVALGVDLFGQPMITNVAKMPHGLIAGATGSGKSVFINSLLLSILFKAKPSEVKLLLIDPKAVELAPYNGLPHLLSPVISDPKAAAAALKWAVDEMENRYHKLAAAGVRNLEQFNAKATAHKDFGLKMPYIVIIIDELADLMMIASSEVQDYIVRITQKARAAGIHLLVATQRPSVDVITGTIKNNIPTRIAFMVSSQIDSRTIIDQSGAERLLGRGDMLYLGNGQSQPIRIQGTYAESEIDPIVDFVKQQLPPHYLFEPEGLLEKVEATENQDELFPEVLAYIADEAQVSTSKLQRVFSIGYNRAANLIDTLEQRKLISPASGSKPRDVYFTPEDLAQYQESKHMN, from the coding sequence GTGGAACATTATGATGGACCTGTATTTTTGCGGCGTCAGCAGCATAAACCTGTAGCTAAGCCAACACCGGCTCGGCGGCAGGTTGTGCCAGAAGCACCAGCGCCGGTACCGACTGCAACGGCCACACCGAAGCGGCGGCCACAGCAACCAGTAGCAGCTAAGCGGCCCTCGGTTAACAGTACACATCGGTTTACACCGAAGTATATTCCACAGTCGCAACAACACCAACAACATAGTGACGAGCAGGTACGTTTAGCTCGTTATGTCCAAGCATTAAATAAAACCAACGATAGTGTTCTTTTGTTCAGTACAGCAGCAGATGAACCAGCAGCTGCGTTTGAAGAAGCCCCAACTTTCTTGCCCGATAACGCGGCAACAGCTAGTACGTCAACGGTAGTCGGCGCTGAAAGCGTAGCGGATAGCACGGCTGCGGCAGTAGCTACTGCTGTTGAACCAACGGCTTCTGTGGCAGCACAAGTATCAGGCAGCATTGAAGCAGCTACCGCTACCAGCACAACTGCGACAGCTGATCGTTCAGGCGAACAGCCTGCAGTTGTAGTTTCTGCACAGTCAGACAATGAAAGCAGTGCGACCACAGTTACGACTACAGCGGCAACAAGTGCGGTTGAACCAACGTCCACCGCGGCAGCTACTGATGAAAATGGGTCAAGCGATTCAGTAGCTGACGTGGTTGAAGAAACAAGTACCGCCCCAACGTCCGTTGCACCAGAATCGGCAGCAGATGTGGCCGATTCAAATACTGCGGTAACTAGTGTAGTGGAGAACGAAGAGGTAGTAAGTGCGGCGGACGAGCAAATGCAGCAGTCTGACGCGCAAGCATTGTCAAAGGAGGATGCAGTTAGTGCCGCGACAGCAGTCACTGTACAAGTAGAAGCAGCTGAATCAGCGGCGGTAGTGGCAGAAGAAACGCCAAGTGCTGACGATAGTACCGCAACTACGGAGCAGCCAACTTGGCGTAAAGTAGTGGCGGCAGTAGCGGCCCATACACCAAGTGCGGTGCCCGTGACGGTTGAATCGGCGGCACCGATCAGTGCAACACCAGTTAGCGAGTCAGCCAGTCAGCGCCCGCCGAGTATGCATCAAGCCGTGAATACAGTCGGTGATAGCCACGATGCAAAGCCGCAATTGACTATCAAAACACAGGCACCGTTAGATGATCAGCACTATCAATTGCCACCATTTTCACTATTGCCAGAACCAATCAAAGATAATAGTAGTGAAATGAAGGCCTGGGTCGAGCAGCAGCGAGTCGTTTTGAATGAAACGCTAAAAGCTTTTAACGTGCAGGCAACGGTCAGTCGCTGGAGTATTGGTCCGGCGGTCACCCAGTTTGAAGTTAGCTTAGCCCGCGGTGTCAAAGTCAGCAAGATCACTAACTTAAGCGATGATCTGAAGTTGGCTTTAGCGGCGAAGGATATCCGTATCGAGGCGCCGATCCCTGGTAAATCAACAGTGGGGATCGAGATCCCTAATTTGAAGTCACGACCGGTGATGTTATCTGAAGTTGTGGAATCAGCTAAATTTCAGGAAAGCAAGTCACCATTGACCGTGGCTTTAGGGGTCGATCTATTTGGGCAACCGATGATCACCAATGTGGCGAAAATGCCCCACGGCTTGATTGCTGGGGCCACAGGTTCCGGTAAAAGTGTCTTCATCAATAGCCTGTTGCTATCGATTTTATTTAAAGCCAAGCCAAGTGAAGTCAAATTACTACTGATCGATCCTAAGGCGGTCGAATTAGCACCATACAATGGCTTACCGCATCTGTTGTCGCCGGTGATCTCTGATCCAAAAGCGGCGGCGGCAGCGTTGAAGTGGGCGGTCGATGAAATGGAAAATCGCTACCATAAACTGGCAGCTGCTGGCGTGCGTAACCTCGAACAGTTCAACGCCAAGGCCACCGCACATAAAGATTTTGGCTTGAAAATGCCGTATATTGTGATCATTATTGATGAATTAGCTGATTTAATGATGATCGCCTCCAGCGAAGTTCAGGATTACATCGTGCGGATCACGCAAAAGGCGCGTGCTGCCGGGATTCATTTGTTGGTAGCGACCCAGCGGCCTAGTGTCGATGTCATCACCGGGACGATCAAGAATAATATTCCAACGCGGATCGCCTTTATGGTCTCCAGCCAGATCGATTCGCGGACGATCATTGATCAAAGTGGTGCCGAGCGACTATTAGGGCGTGGCGATATGCTTTATTTAGGCAACGGTCAAAGTCAGCCGATTCGAATCCAAGGGACCTACGCGGAAAGCGAGATCGATCCGATCGTTGACTTTGTTAAACAACAATTGCCGCCACATTATTTATTTGAGCCAGAAGGCTTGTTAGAAAAAGTGGAAGCAACTGAAAACCAGGATGAACTTTTCCCGGAAGTGTTGGCTTACATCGCGGATGAAGCCCAGGTTTCGACCTCTAAATTACAGCGCGTGTTCTCGATTGGCTATAATCGCGCTGCTAATTTGATCGACACTTTGGAACAACGAAAATTGATCTCACCGGCCAGTGGGTCTAAACCACGGGATGTTTATTTCACGCCGGAAGATCTAGCGCAATATCAAGAGAGTAAACACATGAATTAA
- a CDS encoding universal stress protein — protein sequence MQHYHVILVGLDGSRPAAAALQKAIELAQSDHAALQLVHVIEYSPQVGSTAELVAQAHEKEQATFTTELAAARQQALAAGIEKVTTTILTGTARTLLETQSADLLVVGQSGQSALDRFMLGSFAETIVREATGDVLVVRNEKV from the coding sequence GTGCAACACTATCACGTTATTTTGGTTGGGCTTGACGGTAGTCGCCCAGCAGCAGCGGCGCTTCAAAAAGCCATTGAGTTGGCTCAAAGTGACCACGCTGCATTGCAGTTAGTCCATGTGATCGAATATTCACCCCAAGTTGGTAGTACAGCAGAATTAGTCGCACAAGCGCATGAAAAAGAACAAGCCACTTTTACCACTGAACTAGCCGCTGCCCGGCAGCAAGCATTGGCTGCGGGTATCGAAAAAGTAACCACAACTATTTTAACCGGAACTGCCCGAACATTGCTAGAAACACAATCGGCGGATCTGCTCGTGGTGGGGCAATCGGGCCAATCAGCGCTGGATCGTTTCATGCTCGGATCATTCGCGGAAACGATTGTGCGCGAAGCGACTGGTGATGTCCTAGTGGTTCGTAATGAAAAGGTATAA
- the murC gene encoding UDP-N-acetylmuramate--L-alanine ligase translates to MDNNTIYHFVGIKGSGMSALAMILHDQGYRVQGSDIEQYTFTQRDLEKAGVKIMPFAAENIHAGLTIVAGNSFPDTHPEIQAAKALDLKVLRYPDLLGELLAGHTSIGVAGAHGKTSTTGLLAHVLGGIAPTSFLVGDGTGKGIKNSQFFVFEADEYRRHFLAQAPDYMIMTNIDFDHPDYYHGIDDVFDAFQTEANQVKKGIFAWGDDPELRKLKANVPVYYYGTSDRDDFQARNILRTVNGSEFDVYYHDENLGHYVIHLFGEHNVLNSLAVIAVSHMEKIPHAEVARELLTFQGVKRRFSERKMADMTIIDDYAHHPSEIKATLDAARQKYPDKKIIAVFQPHTFSRTIAYMDDFAKSLSLADVVYLTEIFSSAREHDGKVSSADLGAKISKGGTVLHLNNMSALLEYHNDVVVFMGAGDVQKYEKAYEALLSDSSLKNN, encoded by the coding sequence GTGGATAACAATACGATCTATCATTTTGTTGGAATTAAAGGCTCAGGTATGAGTGCGTTAGCGATGATCTTGCACGATCAAGGCTATCGCGTTCAAGGTTCAGATATTGAACAATATACATTTACCCAACGTGATCTGGAAAAAGCCGGCGTCAAGATCATGCCATTTGCTGCGGAAAATATTCACGCTGGTTTGACCATTGTAGCCGGTAATTCTTTCCCAGACACTCATCCCGAAATTCAAGCGGCTAAAGCCTTGGACTTAAAGGTATTACGCTACCCAGACTTGCTTGGTGAATTATTAGCTGGGCACACTAGTATCGGTGTTGCCGGTGCCCACGGTAAAACCAGTACCACTGGCTTATTGGCCCACGTACTCGGTGGCATTGCCCCAACTAGCTTTTTAGTCGGTGATGGTACCGGTAAAGGCATCAAAAACTCACAATTTTTCGTTTTTGAAGCTGACGAATATCGCCGTCACTTCTTAGCGCAAGCACCTGATTACATGATCATGACCAATATCGATTTTGATCATCCTGATTATTATCATGGTATCGATGACGTGTTTGATGCTTTCCAGACGGAAGCCAATCAAGTCAAAAAAGGCATCTTCGCTTGGGGCGATGATCCTGAATTACGTAAATTAAAAGCCAACGTACCTGTTTATTATTATGGCACCAGCGACCGTGATGATTTCCAAGCGCGCAACATTTTGCGGACGGTCAACGGTTCTGAATTCGACGTTTACTATCATGATGAAAACTTAGGCCACTATGTGATCCATTTATTTGGTGAACATAACGTACTGAATAGCTTAGCCGTGATCGCAGTTAGCCATATGGAAAAAATCCCTCACGCCGAAGTTGCGCGTGAACTTTTGACTTTCCAAGGGGTCAAACGCCGCTTCTCCGAACGGAAAATGGCTGATATGACGATCATAGACGATTACGCCCATCATCCATCTGAAATCAAAGCGACCTTGGATGCAGCACGGCAGAAATACCCCGATAAGAAAATTATCGCCGTCTTCCAACCGCATACCTTCTCACGGACGATCGCCTATATGGACGATTTTGCAAAGAGCTTGAGCTTAGCTGATGTGGTTTATTTGACTGAGATCTTTAGCTCCGCCCGTGAACATGACGGCAAAGTTTCCAGCGCTGACCTCGGTGCTAAAATCAGCAAAGGTGGCACGGTGTTGCATTTAAATAATATGTCGGCCTTGTTGGAATACCATAATGACGTGGTCGTGTTTATGGGGGCTGGTGACGTTCAAAAGTACGAAAAAGCTTACGAAGCGTTGTTAAGTGATTCTAGTTTGAAAAATAACTAG
- a CDS encoding HIT family protein — MAYDADCIFCKIIQNEIPSTVVYEDDVVKAFLDLTQTTPGHTLVVPKTHVADIFAYDADLAAQVFSRIPKIARAIKASDPAIVGMNIINNNGKVASQSVFHSHFHLIPRYSDTDGFGLKFTDNSADYTPEKLQQVAAKISAQLNAD; from the coding sequence ATGGCATATGATGCAGATTGTATTTTTTGTAAAATTATTCAGAACGAAATTCCTAGTACGGTCGTTTACGAGGACGACGTTGTCAAAGCGTTCCTCGATTTAACGCAAACGACACCGGGCCACACTCTAGTCGTACCTAAAACTCACGTCGCTGATATTTTTGCGTACGATGCTGACCTGGCCGCACAAGTTTTTAGCCGTATTCCCAAAATTGCCCGTGCCATCAAGGCTAGTGACCCTGCGATCGTCGGCATGAATATCATCAATAATAATGGTAAAGTCGCTTCACAATCAGTCTTCCATTCGCATTTCCATTTGATTCCGCGTTATAGCGACACGGACGGCTTTGGATTGAAATTCACTGACAACAGTGCCGACTACACCCCAGAAAAATTACAACAAGTTGCCGCAAAAATTAGCGCACAATTAAACGCTGATTAG
- the trmB gene encoding tRNA (guanosine(46)-N7)-methyltransferase TrmB — MRLRNKPRAAGEIAANSQYITTTPAEFKGQWQSKFAQAQPLSIEVGSGKGRFIVEMAKAHPERNFIGIEIQPSVAIMILEKQLVAKLPNLYLIQADGGDLTDFFAENEVAQIYLNFSDPWPKSRHAKRRLTHRLFLAMYQQILQPEGSLQFKTDNRGLFEFSLISFNQFGMQFKELSLDLHADDVPENIETEYEQRFSQMGHPIYLIEAQFNASTAANVQPDADR; from the coding sequence ATGCGTTTAAGAAACAAGCCGCGGGCTGCTGGCGAAATTGCAGCTAATTCACAATATATCACGACCACACCGGCTGAATTTAAGGGTCAATGGCAAAGTAAATTCGCCCAAGCCCAACCGTTGAGTATTGAAGTTGGCTCAGGTAAGGGCCGCTTTATCGTTGAAATGGCTAAGGCTCATCCCGAGCGTAATTTTATCGGAATTGAAATACAACCGTCAGTGGCGATCATGATCTTAGAAAAACAATTGGTCGCTAAGCTACCAAATTTGTACTTGATCCAAGCTGATGGTGGCGATTTAACTGACTTCTTTGCTGAAAACGAAGTGGCCCAGATCTACTTGAACTTTTCCGATCCATGGCCCAAGTCACGCCACGCAAAACGGCGGTTGACGCATCGACTATTTTTAGCCATGTATCAACAAATTTTACAGCCTGAAGGTAGCCTACAATTCAAGACTGATAATCGGGGGTTGTTTGAATTTTCGCTGATCAGCTTCAATCAGTTTGGCATGCAATTTAAGGAATTATCGTTGGATCTACATGCAGATGATGTGCCGGAAAATATTGAAACGGAATATGAACAACGTTTCAGTCAAATGGGCCATCCGATCTATTTGATCGAGGCACAATTTAATGCGTCAACGGCTGCCAATGTCCAACCAGATGCTGACCGTTAG
- a CDS encoding peptidylprolyl isomerase PrsA translates to MRKKWLLSIVGVLLAVTLAGCGNKTVATTSGGNVTQDDYYNEMKKSSSGKQVLQQLILNKVLEKEYGDKVSKAKVNKQYNSYKSQYGSSFSSVLSQNDMTASSFKQNLRSNLLLEQAVKDNVKISNADLKKQWKSYEPKVTVQHILVAKKDTAETIISELKKDNSAANFKKLAKKYSTDTSTKSDAGKLPAFDSTDTSLDSTFKKAAFKLKTNDYTTTPVKTQYGYHVIRMIKNPGKGTMKSHEATLKAQIYAADMQDSTVLHNVIVKVLKKGNVQIKDNDLKDVLSGYTKTTKASSSSASATSSSDSATEASSSESSSSDSSSESSSSAASESSSSAATSSSSSAAE, encoded by the coding sequence ATGCGGAAAAAATGGCTATTGTCCATTGTGGGCGTTTTACTAGCCGTCACTCTTGCGGGCTGTGGTAACAAAACAGTTGCAACGACCTCTGGTGGTAATGTAACACAGGATGATTATTACAATGAAATGAAGAAATCATCCAGTGGTAAACAAGTTTTACAGCAATTGATCTTGAATAAAGTATTGGAAAAAGAATACGGCGATAAGGTCTCCAAGGCTAAAGTCAACAAACAATACAATTCATATAAGAGCCAATACGGTTCATCATTTAGCTCAGTTCTATCACAAAATGATATGACTGCTTCCAGCTTCAAACAAAATCTACGTTCTAACTTATTATTAGAACAAGCCGTTAAAGATAACGTTAAGATCTCTAACGCTGATTTGAAGAAGCAATGGAAGTCATACGAACCAAAAGTGACCGTTCAACACATTTTAGTTGCTAAGAAAGATACTGCTGAAACGATCATTTCTGAATTGAAGAAGGATAATTCTGCAGCTAACTTCAAGAAATTAGCTAAGAAATATTCAACTGATACCAGCACCAAATCTGATGCAGGTAAGTTACCTGCCTTTGATTCAACTGATACTAGCTTAGATTCAACTTTCAAAAAGGCTGCCTTCAAACTTAAAACTAACGACTATACAACCACGCCAGTTAAGACCCAATACGGCTACCATGTTATTCGTATGATCAAGAACCCTGGTAAAGGCACAATGAAGTCACACGAAGCAACATTGAAAGCACAAATTTATGCTGCTGATATGCAAGACAGTACCGTTCTGCATAACGTGATCGTTAAAGTCTTGAAGAAGGGTAACGTTCAGATCAAGGATAACGATTTGAAGGATGTTTTGTCTGGCTACACTAAGACCACTAAAGCTAGCTCATCTAGCGCAAGTGCAACTTCAAGCAGTGATTCTGCAACTGAAGCGTCATCTTCTGAATCAAGCTCATCAGATAGTTCTAGTGAATCTAGTTCCAGTGCCGCAAGCGAATCAAGCTCAAGTGCTGCTACTAGCTCATCATCTAGCGCTGCTGAATAA
- a CDS encoding phosphotransferase family protein codes for MDFDLDAGWQIQPAGGSTGAAFVGTRAQEKVFLKRNTSPFLAALSMEGISPRLIWTKRISSGDVLTAQEWLNGRTLSRKEMADTAVAKLLARVHHSKSLKKMLQRVGGMTVTSDHFLQQYYLNLSSDLRSHPLLKQVLTYLIQNKPVFDPEQLEVCHGDLNHKNWLLSEQQRLYIVDWDDAMFADAAFDLSTVLCQYVPRDQWNRWLCDYGISSDNGIIQRIEWYGFLNLLLIVKRFYSEQRYHEMNQALLQLRELFTSRSGQ; via the coding sequence ATGGATTTTGATTTAGATGCTGGTTGGCAGATTCAGCCGGCGGGCGGTAGTACCGGAGCCGCCTTCGTGGGGACTAGGGCGCAAGAGAAAGTATTCCTCAAGCGCAATACGTCACCATTTCTCGCTGCGTTGTCGATGGAAGGAATTTCGCCGCGATTGATCTGGACTAAGCGGATCTCAAGCGGTGATGTTTTGACCGCGCAAGAATGGCTGAATGGTCGTACCTTATCGCGTAAAGAGATGGCGGATACCGCAGTGGCTAAGTTATTAGCCCGCGTCCATCATTCGAAGTCATTGAAGAAAATGTTACAGCGAGTCGGCGGGATGACCGTCACCTCGGATCACTTCTTACAACAATATTATTTAAATCTATCCTCGGATCTTCGCAGTCATCCGCTTTTGAAGCAGGTGCTGACTTATTTGATCCAGAACAAACCAGTATTTGATCCAGAACAGCTGGAAGTCTGCCATGGGGATTTGAATCACAAAAATTGGTTATTATCAGAGCAACAACGCCTTTACATTGTTGATTGGGATGACGCGATGTTCGCTGATGCGGCGTTTGATCTAAGTACCGTATTGTGCCAGTACGTACCACGTGATCAGTGGAATCGGTGGCTGTGCGATTACGGCATCAGTAGCGATAACGGCATCATTCAACGTATCGAATGGTATGGATTTTTAAATTTATTACTGATCGTTAAGCGTTTCTATTCGGAGCAACGTTATCATGAAATGAATCAGGCACTACTCCAACTACGTGAGCTATTCACCTCACGATCAGGACAATAA
- a CDS encoding ABC transporter ATP-binding protein, with the protein MSLEVEHLTGGYSHVPVLKDLNFTIPEQTVVGLIGLNGAGKSTTIKHIIGILTPQKGTIKLNGVTLANDPETYRKSLAFVPETPVLYPALTLREHVELTIMAYDLDHEKAWQQAGDLLVRFRLDKRLDWFPANFSKGMQQKVMIVCAFIVPADLYIIDEPFTGLDPLAIRDLLQVIEQQKARGAAVLMSTHVLATAQKYADRFILLSDGEIRAQGTLTELKQQFGMTDANLDDIYFKMIDEVAK; encoded by the coding sequence ATGAGCTTAGAAGTTGAACATTTAACCGGGGGCTACTCGCACGTTCCCGTTCTGAAAGATTTAAACTTTACGATCCCTGAACAAACGGTTGTTGGCTTGATTGGCCTAAATGGTGCCGGTAAATCAACGACGATCAAACATATTATTGGCATTTTGACCCCACAAAAAGGGACGATCAAACTAAATGGTGTGACCTTAGCCAATGATCCGGAAACTTATCGTAAATCGTTGGCATTTGTGCCGGAAACGCCTGTCTTGTACCCAGCACTAACACTGCGCGAGCACGTTGAATTGACGATCATGGCGTATGATCTTGATCATGAAAAAGCTTGGCAGCAGGCGGGGGATCTTTTGGTCCGTTTTCGTTTAGACAAACGTCTGGATTGGTTCCCAGCTAATTTCTCCAAAGGGATGCAGCAAAAGGTCATGATCGTCTGTGCCTTTATTGTGCCAGCCGATTTGTACATTATTGACGAACCATTTACCGGACTAGATCCGTTGGCGATTCGTGATTTACTACAAGTCATCGAGCAACAAAAAGCGCGCGGTGCAGCCGTTTTAATGTCGACTCACGTGCTGGCTACTGCCCAAAAGTACGCCGATCGCTTTATTTTGCTTAGCGATGGCGAAATTCGCGCGCAGGGGACCTTAACCGAATTGAAGCAACAATTCGGCATGACTGATGCTAATTTGGACGATATTTACTTCAAGATGATCGACGAGGTAGCAAAATGA
- a CDS encoding YtxH domain-containing protein, with protein sequence MKHFSTGLLLGATVGSVYALFTAKRSGRETQAQIKHYLDDVTEGALAVNDSLARLRQAAQVLAKEGSGNAAQTVQELQQLFDDFNFQTESRIKRAKDASEQLQKDLGDFDQHSEN encoded by the coding sequence ATGAAACATTTCAGCACTGGTTTATTGCTTGGCGCTACTGTGGGCAGTGTGTACGCCCTGTTCACCGCTAAACGCAGCGGTCGCGAAACCCAGGCCCAAATCAAACATTACTTAGATGATGTCACTGAAGGCGCACTAGCGGTCAACGATAGTTTAGCTAGATTGCGGCAAGCAGCACAAGTTTTAGCTAAGGAAGGCAGCGGTAACGCCGCACAAACCGTCCAAGAGCTACAACAATTATTTGATGATTTTAATTTTCAAACTGAATCACGGATCAAACGAGCCAAAGACGCCAGCGAGCAACTACAAAAAGATCTCGGCGACTTTGATCAACATTCAGAAAACTAG
- a CDS encoding ABC transporter permease — MKQLWQQRLRQHHKEMLKYSRYVFNEFFMIAVFIFIGALAYSYANLLDTIHTQLWWAKPLILILLLAVLSFGRWATLLQDADTLFLLPKERALLSYLLAARRYSLWLPAGIFALCLGALLPFQVVATNLATTSSIGLFVVLVALKDGQLWLQLLASYDDQPQHITQIRWLFYLVAALILAVSLWVTPLVGILLVVIAEFALRWYIPRQLTTAVFQWRAAVKNENSRMLQLYRLINLFTDVPQLSGKVHRRAYLDPLLNLFKGSQQRTFGYLYLREFFRGTEYLGLYLRLLVLGAVILWFIPLWWVAAITGAIFLYLVGFQLLPFYQIFNENLLAHLYPVPQVSKIRSFQHLVQGLLLVQAIVFAVVILFNSTLSQWGLFVVVELAAVFLLTQLYFPRRLRTEK, encoded by the coding sequence ATGAAACAGTTATGGCAACAACGATTACGCCAGCATCATAAGGAAATGCTGAAGTACTCGCGTTACGTGTTCAATGAATTCTTTATGATCGCTGTGTTTATTTTTATTGGGGCGCTGGCTTATAGCTACGCCAATTTACTGGATACGATTCACACCCAGCTTTGGTGGGCTAAGCCACTGATTTTAATTTTATTATTAGCCGTACTCAGCTTTGGTCGCTGGGCAACCTTATTACAAGATGCCGATACGCTGTTTTTATTGCCGAAAGAACGGGCTTTACTCAGTTATTTGTTGGCGGCGCGGCGCTATAGTCTATGGTTGCCAGCCGGAATCTTTGCGCTGTGTTTAGGCGCGTTATTACCGTTTCAAGTGGTGGCAACTAATTTAGCTACCACTAGCAGCATCGGGCTGTTCGTGGTCCTAGTGGCGTTAAAAGACGGTCAGTTGTGGCTACAATTGTTGGCCAGTTACGATGACCAACCCCAGCACATCACCCAAATACGCTGGTTATTTTATTTGGTAGCAGCGTTAATTTTAGCGGTAAGTCTGTGGGTAACGCCGTTGGTTGGCATTTTGTTAGTCGTGATCGCTGAATTTGCATTACGCTGGTACATTCCGCGTCAACTGACTACGGCAGTTTTTCAATGGCGTGCGGCGGTAAAAAATGAAAATTCGCGGATGCTGCAGCTTTACCGGTTGATCAACCTATTTACCGATGTGCCGCAATTAAGTGGCAAGGTTCATCGGCGAGCTTATTTAGATCCATTATTAAATTTGTTTAAAGGTAGTCAGCAACGTACATTTGGTTATTTGTATTTACGCGAATTTTTCCGCGGTACCGAATATTTAGGCCTGTACCTACGCTTGTTGGTGCTGGGGGCAGTGATTTTATGGTTTATTCCGCTATGGTGGGTCGCAGCAATAACTGGGGCGATTTTCCTCTATCTAGTCGGTTTTCAACTACTACCGTTTTACCAAATTTTTAATGAAAATTTATTGGCACATTTGTACCCCGTCCCGCAAGTTAGCAAAATACGTTCATTTCAGCATTTAGTGCAAGGTTTGTTGCTAGTGCAAGCAATTGTTTTTGCGGTGGTGATCTTATTCAATAGTACATTGAGTCAGTGGGGCTTGTTCGTAGTCGTTGAATTGGCGGCAGTTTTCCTTTTGACGCAGCTGTATTTCCCCCGGCGTTTACGCACAGAAAAATAA
- the ytpR gene encoding YtpR family tRNA-binding protein yields the protein MLISSLNSASFADTLILIVAADTANLQATKQQGDVVRIYDQTTDQTLGFNIFHVSQYLPDLTGNGQVFLTEDQVTKLNQLLTDNGFAGELAADLSPKFVIGYVKSLVAHPDSDHLSVTEVEVDHGQTLQIVCGAPNVAQGQKVVVAKVGAMMPNGQIIWPGALRGVSSDGMISSARELAVPNAPQKRGILVMPADIPAGTPFDLEKAAQVVAAQNAAE from the coding sequence ATGTTAATTTCAAGTTTGAATTCAGCATCATTTGCTGATACGTTAATTTTGATCGTCGCCGCTGATACGGCTAACTTGCAAGCCACCAAGCAGCAAGGTGATGTGGTGCGCATTTATGATCAGACCACTGACCAAACGCTAGGTTTCAATATTTTTCACGTTAGCCAATATTTACCTGATCTAACCGGTAACGGTCAAGTTTTCTTAACTGAAGATCAAGTGACTAAATTAAATCAATTGCTGACAGATAATGGTTTTGCTGGCGAATTGGCGGCGGACCTAAGTCCTAAATTTGTGATCGGCTACGTTAAAAGTTTAGTTGCCCATCCTGATTCTGATCATTTATCAGTGACCGAAGTTGAAGTCGACCATGGGCAAACTCTGCAGATCGTCTGCGGTGCTCCCAATGTGGCGCAAGGCCAAAAAGTGGTTGTCGCTAAGGTTGGTGCAATGATGCCTAATGGCCAGATTATTTGGCCAGGAGCGCTCCGCGGCGTATCCAGTGATGGTATGATCAGCTCAGCACGTGAATTAGCTGTGCCGAATGCGCCACAAAAGCGGGGTATTTTGGTTATGCCGGCTGATATTCCTGCCGGCACACCATTTGATCTTGAAAAGGCAGCACAAGTGGTGGCAGCGCAAAACGCAGCCGAATAG